From Deinococcus aquaticus, one genomic window encodes:
- a CDS encoding polysaccharide biosynthesis tyrosine autokinase — protein MTDPFLDSVPEDPQRTRSPERSNETAQENEIELGALWQGVRRQLPWIALVTALTSSAAFLWSRAQPDVFEASSSLVTTGNSSNIGAINSVVTAAPLPEGALQEAMRGPVVLGEIITRVKKESALPAELRTALAEDLQQELRRRDVTTVSLQNQLDFNGNGIYTVSARAGTPEAATFLADLTAQSLLNWDRGRALSGVQRAERSLRAQLTEVDRQLAEGRQSDLERQTLIASRATLQRSLAQTGIQAEGVSGSLELVAPAVLPLDRVAPKPTRNAVLVGLLTLLLGTGIAALRTVTDRTARTEDDLLGFGLPTLGMIPRLRRREVVFNGIVRAARLAGLYEAIGFLRVNILSRIGNKPGQRVMISSTAPGEGKSSLTATLADGLAASGQRVLIIDADMRRGTQQEVWDKYETQHEWVQLTGQNGARTLAEALKDPHNVQVMEAEPGVHVLPAGPGMHDSLSLLNRAPLGEYLTHWGQGYDLILIDSPPLLALADGLVIGRHVDYVLLVVEEGRTSLQAIRQSLRRARNANVNVLGFIMNKVNPSGQDGKTYSYGYVPRESKG, from the coding sequence GTGACTGACCCGTTCCTTGACTCCGTTCCTGAAGATCCTCAACGGACGAGAAGCCCTGAACGGTCGAACGAAACCGCACAGGAAAACGAGATCGAACTCGGTGCTCTGTGGCAGGGAGTACGTCGGCAGCTACCGTGGATTGCGCTGGTCACGGCGCTTACTTCCAGTGCTGCGTTCTTGTGGTCCCGCGCTCAACCCGACGTATTTGAGGCTTCCTCAAGCTTGGTCACAACAGGCAACAGCTCTAATATCGGTGCGATCAATAGCGTCGTGACCGCAGCGCCCCTTCCGGAAGGAGCCTTGCAGGAAGCGATGCGCGGCCCTGTGGTACTGGGTGAAATCATCACCCGCGTCAAGAAGGAAAGCGCACTTCCGGCAGAACTGCGCACTGCTCTGGCAGAGGACCTGCAGCAGGAATTGCGCCGCCGCGATGTGACGACTGTTTCTCTCCAGAATCAGCTGGATTTCAATGGGAACGGTATTTACACTGTCAGTGCCCGCGCTGGCACGCCCGAGGCCGCTACTTTCCTCGCTGACTTGACAGCACAATCGCTCCTAAACTGGGACCGAGGCCGCGCTTTGAGCGGTGTTCAACGTGCCGAGCGCAGTCTGCGTGCTCAATTGACAGAAGTCGATCGTCAACTCGCAGAGGGTCGACAGAGTGACTTGGAACGCCAGACGCTTATCGCTTCTCGCGCTACCCTACAGCGCAGTCTCGCACAGACCGGAATTCAGGCCGAGGGTGTCAGCGGTTCATTAGAACTGGTCGCGCCGGCTGTCCTTCCACTGGACCGGGTGGCTCCCAAGCCCACGCGGAATGCAGTGTTGGTGGGTCTCCTGACCCTGCTGCTTGGCACCGGGATCGCCGCACTGCGTACCGTTACCGACCGCACTGCCCGCACCGAGGATGACTTGCTCGGCTTTGGGCTCCCCACCCTGGGCATGATTCCCCGCCTGCGCCGCCGCGAAGTCGTCTTCAACGGCATTGTGCGCGCCGCCCGCCTCGCTGGCCTGTACGAGGCCATCGGGTTCCTGCGCGTGAACATCCTTTCACGCATCGGTAACAAACCCGGCCAGCGCGTCATGATCTCCTCGACAGCGCCCGGCGAAGGTAAAAGCAGCCTGACCGCCACCCTCGCCGACGGGCTGGCCGCCAGCGGTCAACGCGTTCTGATCATCGACGCTGACATGCGCCGCGGCACGCAGCAGGAAGTCTGGGACAAGTACGAAACGCAGCACGAATGGGTGCAGCTGACCGGCCAGAACGGCGCCCGCACACTCGCGGAAGCCCTGAAAGATCCACACAATGTGCAGGTCATGGAAGCCGAGCCGGGCGTGCACGTCCTGCCAGCCGGCCCTGGCATGCACGACAGTCTCAGCTTGCTCAACCGCGCCCCGCTGGGCGAGTACCTGACCCACTGGGGACAGGGCTACGACCTGATCCTGATCGACAGCCCACCCCTGCTGGCACTGGCTGACGGTCTTGTCATCGGCCGTCACGTGGACTACGTTCTGCTAGTCGTCGAGGAAGGCCGCACCAGCCTCCAGGCCATTCGGCAGAGCCTGCGCCGTGCCCGGAACGCCAACGTCAATGTCCTCGGATTCATCATGAACAAGGTCAATCCCTCCGGTCAGGACGGAAAAACCTACAGCTACGGTTACGTCCCCAGGGAAAGCAAAGGTTAG
- a CDS encoding DUF177 domain-containing protein: MTDSPRIHLGSLLRSSTEDAHVEGNLDHLQYEQGRTQHTLRFAEPAPFEVDVNALGTNEMYLQGTFEPVLVMECARCLREVHVPLEITLGTLLRYEPSVETPYLEEAETGEEMLVFGDPDLDLSAYLAETTLLGAPLSVLHDEACRGLCQVCGHDLNDGPCEHMAQVPVEEIDDELGIPAGSLHAKQNPFASLADLKLPEE, from the coding sequence ATGACGGATTCACCTCGTATTCACCTGGGTTCCCTGTTGCGTTCCTCCACCGAGGACGCGCACGTGGAAGGCAACCTTGATCACCTCCAGTACGAGCAGGGCCGCACGCAGCACACGCTGCGCTTCGCGGAGCCCGCGCCGTTCGAGGTGGATGTCAACGCCCTGGGCACCAACGAAATGTACCTGCAGGGCACCTTCGAGCCGGTGCTGGTCATGGAGTGCGCCCGCTGCCTGCGGGAAGTGCACGTGCCGCTGGAGATCACGCTGGGCACGCTGCTGCGTTACGAGCCCTCTGTCGAGACGCCGTACCTGGAGGAGGCCGAGACGGGCGAGGAGATGCTGGTGTTCGGCGATCCGGACCTGGACCTGAGTGCGTACCTCGCGGAGACGACGCTGCTGGGAGCGCCGCTGAGTGTGCTGCACGATGAGGCCTGCCGGGGACTGTGTCAGGTGTGCGGGCATGACCTGAATGACGGGCCGTGCGAGCACATGGCGCAGGTGCCTGTCGAGGAAATCGACGATGAGCTGGGCATCCCGGCCGGGTCGCTGCACGCCAAGCAGAACCCGTTTGCGTCCCTGGCGGACCTGAAGCTGCCGGAGGAGTGA
- a CDS encoding oligosaccharide flippase family protein: MQDARIAKYRRLLIIYGSFFIRSFAFFLITPIFTENISSFEWGRVLATQALGSWIIILLDFGFTLSLSRKIAISGDDVASINSSVSAAFSAKLILLIPAALICLAASQFGILKSEYNLIVWGLIWAISQGLSPLWYYQATENLEKYSLIDIAVKLLYMIIAVLLFSRYPYGYLILSVQAVLNFMGNYLMIKWMINKIGPLNLSISGGFDALRQSFHLANFSLITSVYTTASVYIFSLLSPALAVALYGNADRLLRTAISLLGPINQIFLPRSSRAFKNSGKEGIKNLKHMLKVYAFLGMALFMIIWILSPYIIRIIFGEKYLESSEYLRIMLIILPMTCINTVIVYHFLIPNHLDSLVTKLYSYISVATLLSIFPLVKLFDTYGMIYAMLIPESIAMIFFSFYIFRWINSGRWAVKND, translated from the coding sequence GTGCAAGATGCACGAATAGCTAAATACCGTAGATTGCTAATAATTTACGGCTCCTTCTTTATAAGGAGTTTTGCATTTTTTCTAATAACCCCGATATTCACTGAGAACATATCTTCTTTTGAATGGGGTAGGGTGCTAGCGACTCAGGCACTGGGTTCTTGGATTATAATCCTGCTCGACTTTGGATTTACACTTTCCCTGAGTAGGAAGATCGCTATTTCCGGCGATGATGTGGCATCTATAAATAGTAGCGTATCCGCTGCGTTTAGTGCCAAGCTCATCCTACTTATTCCTGCCGCCCTTATTTGTTTAGCTGCAAGTCAGTTTGGAATACTTAAAAGCGAATATAATCTCATCGTATGGGGATTAATATGGGCGATCTCTCAGGGGCTGAGTCCTCTGTGGTACTATCAGGCAACTGAGAATCTCGAAAAATACTCCCTGATTGATATTGCGGTGAAGCTTTTATATATGATAATAGCCGTTCTGCTGTTTAGCAGATATCCATATGGATATCTGATTCTCTCTGTACAGGCTGTTCTAAATTTTATGGGAAACTACCTGATGATTAAGTGGATGATTAACAAAATAGGCCCGCTGAACTTATCGATTTCGGGGGGCTTTGACGCGCTTAGACAAAGCTTTCATTTAGCGAATTTTTCCCTGATTACAAGTGTGTACACGACCGCAAGCGTATACATTTTTAGTCTTCTTTCGCCCGCTCTCGCCGTAGCTTTGTACGGTAATGCTGATAGATTACTGCGCACTGCTATTAGTTTGTTAGGCCCGATTAATCAGATTTTTCTACCAAGATCATCCAGGGCCTTTAAAAATAGCGGAAAGGAAGGGATAAAGAATTTAAAACATATGTTAAAGGTATACGCTTTCCTGGGGATGGCGCTTTTTATGATTATATGGATACTTTCGCCTTATATCATTCGAATTATATTTGGGGAAAAATACCTTGAAAGCTCTGAATACCTGCGAATAATGCTTATTATCCTGCCGATGACATGCATCAATACTGTAATAGTATATCATTTCCTGATTCCTAATCATCTGGATAGTTTGGTAACTAAGCTTTATTCCTACATAAGCGTGGCTACTCTGCTTTCAATTTTCCCACTTGTGAAGCTTTTTGACACATATGGTATGATATATGCCATGCTAATACCCGAGAGTATTGCAATGATTTTCTTCTCATTTTATATATTTAGATGGATTAATAGTGGAAGATGGGCGGTAAAAAATGATTAA
- the moaC gene encoding cyclic pyranopterin monophosphate synthase MoaC: protein MSAPELTHFRDGLPRMVDVTGKVATSREASAEAWVRLPPEARAALEGGTNPKGDPLIVARLAGLAGSKRTADLVTLCHPIPVTGADVQVTLEEAGVRVRATVRTTAPTGVEMEALTAVTVAALNVYDMLKAASKAIEITGVRLLSKSGGKSGDFVAPDQVPASG from the coding sequence GTGAGCGCGCCGGAACTGACGCATTTCCGTGATGGGCTGCCGCGCATGGTGGATGTGACTGGCAAGGTCGCCACGTCGCGCGAGGCAAGTGCCGAGGCGTGGGTGCGCCTCCCGCCGGAGGCCCGCGCGGCACTGGAGGGCGGCACCAATCCCAAGGGCGACCCGCTGATCGTGGCGCGGCTGGCCGGGCTGGCGGGCAGTAAGCGCACGGCGGATCTGGTGACCCTGTGCCACCCGATTCCGGTGACGGGCGCGGACGTGCAGGTGACGCTGGAGGAGGCGGGCGTGCGGGTGCGGGCGACCGTGCGGACCACCGCGCCGACCGGGGTGGAGATGGAGGCCCTGACGGCCGTGACGGTAGCGGCGCTGAACGTGTACGACATGCTCAAGGCGGCCAGCAAGGCCATCGAGATCACGGGCGTGCGGCTGCTGAGCAAGTCAGGCGGCAAAAGCGGCGATTTCGTCGCGCCGGATCAGGTGCCAGCCTCCGGCTGA
- a CDS encoding polymer-forming cytoskeletal protein, protein MGAERHNPASAASHRAWLDLLHLEADGTLDAAGQTTLAQLETDPLGIPVAQWRQQLALGVTLVQGLPRPVLPGSVAARVVSEIQGSRWLGVPAPSMPVSVARVVATDVSLDCHLTAPPLPEGMSVAAAVARDVSVQAALSRVPPLPGSVAALIAGEVSSSLRLGAATPPPAPGSLSSPESVAALLAARIASEAASERTPSTQKEPNLGQPDSSGPIPAGAALPSPAGPAFLTGAEPFNPPDRPLRHNPAPLFMVVSMLVALTLMGVTSVWPNLAAGAVVAQALLAQVSPVALAGLALLLVTSALVSWRPGPLAQRVGAGAFALSAALTLPTLYGVVSHGSVTFGQDLQVSGPVRGNVINVGGSVYLRPGAQVKGEVIALLGDVHRDAGAQVSGRVNALLGHAPDDRAALQTGVPQGLAAVTAAAFRPVLGWLGSAAWPQVFVTLTGGALLLLFVSGLAPMLARRQRYAPVRTLALGVLALSALLGPAYGLTLAGLLGPALIALALTALLIALGLSVSAYDVGRALALRVRLPVPDAVGAFIGLSAVAATLSVPPLAFALALVGGAWGAGTLLLTRGRPELLELAQAA, encoded by the coding sequence ATGGGCGCAGAACGTCACAATCCAGCTTCAGCGGCCTCGCACCGGGCGTGGCTGGACCTGCTGCACCTGGAAGCCGACGGCACCCTGGACGCGGCGGGGCAAACCACGCTGGCGCAGCTGGAGACCGACCCCTTGGGGATTCCGGTCGCGCAGTGGCGGCAGCAACTGGCGCTCGGCGTAACGCTGGTGCAGGGGCTGCCGCGCCCGGTGCTGCCGGGCAGCGTGGCGGCGCGGGTGGTCAGTGAGATTCAGGGCAGCAGGTGGCTGGGTGTGCCCGCACCTTCCATGCCTGTGTCGGTGGCGCGGGTCGTGGCGACCGACGTCAGTCTGGACTGTCACCTGACGGCTCCCCCACTGCCCGAGGGGATGAGTGTCGCAGCTGCCGTGGCGCGGGACGTGTCGGTGCAGGCCGCCCTGAGCCGCGTGCCACCCCTGCCGGGCAGTGTGGCGGCGCTGATCGCAGGTGAGGTGAGTAGTTCCCTGCGCCTCGGCGCCGCCACGCCGCCGCCAGCCCCGGGAAGCCTCAGCAGTCCAGAGAGCGTGGCCGCGCTGCTGGCCGCCCGCATTGCCAGCGAGGCCGCATCTGAGCGGACGCCATCTACACAGAAGGAACCCAATCTGGGGCAGCCTGACTCCTCCGGGCCTATTCCGGCAGGTGCGGCTCTCCCCTCCCCTGCCGGACCGGCGTTCCTGACTGGAGCCGAGCCGTTCAATCCGCCGGACCGGCCACTGCGGCACAATCCGGCCCCGCTGTTCATGGTGGTGTCCATGCTGGTCGCCCTGACGCTGATGGGCGTCACGAGCGTCTGGCCGAACCTCGCGGCGGGCGCCGTGGTCGCGCAGGCGCTGCTGGCGCAGGTGTCGCCGGTGGCCTTGGCGGGGCTGGCCCTGCTGCTAGTCACGAGCGCGCTGGTCAGCTGGCGTCCCGGCCCGCTTGCGCAGAGGGTCGGGGCCGGAGCGTTCGCGCTGAGCGCTGCGCTGACCCTGCCCACGCTGTACGGAGTGGTCAGTCACGGCAGCGTGACGTTCGGGCAGGACCTGCAGGTCAGCGGCCCGGTGCGCGGGAACGTGATCAACGTGGGTGGCAGCGTGTACCTGCGCCCGGGCGCGCAGGTGAAGGGCGAGGTCATCGCGCTGCTGGGCGACGTGCACCGTGACGCGGGCGCGCAGGTCAGCGGCCGCGTGAACGCCCTGCTCGGGCATGCGCCGGACGACCGGGCCGCGTTGCAGACGGGTGTGCCGCAGGGGCTGGCGGCCGTGACGGCTGCGGCGTTCCGTCCGGTGCTGGGGTGGCTGGGCAGCGCGGCGTGGCCGCAGGTGTTCGTGACCCTGACCGGCGGGGCGCTGCTGCTGCTGTTCGTGTCGGGGTTGGCTCCTATGCTGGCGCGGCGGCAGCGGTACGCGCCGGTCCGGACACTGGCGCTGGGTGTGCTGGCCCTCTCGGCGCTGCTGGGGCCAGCCTACGGGTTGACGCTGGCAGGTCTGCTGGGGCCGGCGCTGATCGCACTGGCCCTGACGGCGCTGCTGATCGCGCTGGGCCTGAGCGTCAGCGCGTACGACGTGGGCCGCGCGCTGGCCCTGCGGGTGCGTCTGCCCGTGCCGGACGCCGTGGGGGCCTTCATCGGCCTGAGCGCGGTGGCCGCGACCCTGAGCGTGCCGCCACTGGCCTTCGCACTCGCGCTGGTCGGCGGAGCGTGGGGCGCGGGGACGCTGCTCCTGACCCGTGGGCGACCGGAACTGCTGGAATTGGCGCAAGCCGCCTGA
- a CDS encoding transposase, with amino-acid sequence MNPKNARARRLYSDILTCFSRKQHRDSFQVFLDLLLDGSGRPLPTRATVKSPSAISRFLNHTIWDLRTLCRFMRQAALQLFNDTWKHAPHQRPRVEFLVDLTSLEKAGKFPGLSDWMHVLNAVNGVHLVVLYICCGDLKLPWAFQIWRGKGTSSPAALALKLLRTVPPVMLQGKRRPRLHADGGFESAEFIEAVLEREIDIVIGVRRNRTLANGTPIHELMTRGYKAQLQGLKPTMYVSWAWLYRNKEPEQRFVMSNINLGGKYLARVGKRRWRIEGFFKTIKGRFGLERFAQHSKTGVMRWWCLSGLAYLLCHLADQDVPPRPPGTWPDWGALARTVRFSFIPEVRRRALQLELAELDAFQDALSAPAP; translated from the coding sequence GTGAACCCAAAGAATGCACGTGCCAGACGGCTCTATTCTGACATCCTCACCTGCTTTTCGCGCAAACAACATCGCGATTCCTTTCAGGTCTTCCTGGACCTCCTCCTCGACGGTTCCGGTCGTCCCCTGCCCACTCGCGCAACCGTCAAATCGCCCTCCGCGATCAGTCGATTCCTCAACCACACGATCTGGGATCTCCGGACACTCTGCCGCTTCATGCGCCAGGCTGCACTCCAGCTCTTCAATGACACCTGGAAACATGCTCCACACCAGCGTCCCCGGGTCGAATTCCTGGTCGACCTGACCAGCCTCGAAAAGGCAGGAAAGTTCCCCGGACTCTCCGACTGGATGCACGTCCTGAACGCCGTGAACGGCGTTCACCTGGTCGTCCTGTACATCTGCTGTGGAGACCTGAAGCTCCCCTGGGCCTTTCAGATCTGGCGTGGAAAAGGCACGTCCTCACCCGCCGCGTTAGCCCTCAAACTGCTCCGCACTGTTCCACCCGTCATGCTTCAGGGGAAGCGCCGCCCCCGTCTGCATGCAGACGGGGGCTTCGAAAGTGCGGAGTTCATTGAGGCCGTCCTGGAAAGAGAAATAGACATCGTGATTGGTGTCCGGCGCAACAGAACACTCGCGAATGGGACACCCATTCACGAGCTGATGACCCGCGGGTACAAGGCACAACTCCAGGGTCTGAAACCCACCATGTACGTCTCGTGGGCATGGCTATACCGGAACAAAGAGCCAGAGCAGCGCTTCGTCATGTCGAACATCAACCTGGGCGGCAAGTACCTGGCCAGAGTCGGGAAACGCCGCTGGCGGATCGAGGGCTTCTTCAAGACCATCAAGGGGCGGTTCGGCCTGGAGCGGTTCGCGCAGCACAGCAAAACAGGTGTGATGCGGTGGTGGTGTCTCTCAGGGCTGGCGTATCTGCTCTGCCACTTGGCGGATCAGGATGTGCCGCCCAGACCACCGGGAACATGGCCAGATTGGGGAGCGTTAGCGAGAACCGTTCGGTTCTCGTTTATCCCAGAAGTGCGTCGTAGAGCGCTTCAACTGGAACTCGCCGAGCTTGATGCCTTCCAGGACGCACTTTCTGCTCCCGCCCCCTAA
- a CDS encoding sugar transferase, whose protein sequence is MSVQSRFIKRTIDLLGAGLGGLLILPILLLIALAIKLDSPGPAVYRARRLGRNGEPFDCFKFRSMHRDAEAKLNSVLDSNPALKAEFEATHKLKDDPRVTRVGAFLRKTSLDEFPQLANVLLGTMSLVGPRPIVQGEVPKYGDIYAVYKQVRPGMTGYWQANGRSDTSYDERVGMDNFYVTNWTPWLDMVVLIQTIRVVFAGKGAY, encoded by the coding sequence ATGTCAGTTCAGTCACGGTTCATCAAGCGCACCATCGACCTGCTCGGCGCTGGCCTGGGCGGTCTGCTGATCCTTCCGATCCTGCTGCTGATTGCCCTAGCTATCAAACTCGACAGTCCCGGCCCTGCCGTGTACCGCGCCCGCCGCCTGGGCCGCAACGGCGAACCGTTCGACTGCTTCAAATTCCGCAGCATGCACCGCGATGCTGAAGCCAAACTAAACAGCGTTCTCGACAGCAACCCCGCCCTGAAAGCCGAATTCGAAGCCACACACAAGCTCAAGGACGACCCCCGCGTGACCCGCGTCGGCGCGTTCCTGCGCAAGACCAGTCTTGACGAATTCCCGCAGCTCGCCAACGTCCTCTTAGGCACCATGAGCCTTGTCGGGCCCCGACCCATCGTGCAGGGCGAAGTTCCCAAGTACGGCGATATCTACGCCGTCTACAAACAGGTCCGCCCCGGGATGACCGGCTACTGGCAGGCCAACGGCCGCAGCGACACTAGTTACGACGAACGGGTGGGCATGGACAACTTCTACGTTACGAATTGGACCCCATGGCTGGATATGGTCGTACTGATTCAGACGATCCGAGTTGTGTTCGCTGGAAAAGGCGCGTATTAG
- a CDS encoding O-antigen ligase family protein, with protein MLAAILIYLISIRKIEIGLVVFSVFSIAFICFLILMTLNGTIFNGNNFAFRELSDFISAFYVIFVLFVVYKLNLLKMNELIRISIVAAIAYSAVKVLVFFAIFFGYIDYRAVISIMENSLGLIPIIDNYGNGIIRIQIANDSILPYILFFYLIGHKKLKSINVIAVILLVGFAIAVSFARYYWFAGLFCVITPLLFTAITERRGAKNTISSLIAAIVFLGLVGYISEDKIVKNVLSERISGNGTVVSDRIRVEQIYYLQEEFDKKPLFGNGMGGNIKTYRRSEYIPYAYEVQWLGYLMKFGIIGNFALIIFVLSVISIDFRKLISVFIALAYIVWLMSGMFNPNLVSSAGGAIFGMFLVAFESIKNRHRIGGAS; from the coding sequence ATGCTTGCTGCAATATTAATTTATTTAATATCGATCAGGAAGATTGAGATTGGCTTGGTAGTATTTTCCGTTTTTAGTATAGCATTTATATGTTTTCTGATTCTAATGACATTAAATGGGACTATATTTAATGGTAACAATTTCGCATTTAGGGAATTATCAGATTTCATATCCGCCTTTTATGTTATTTTTGTCCTCTTTGTAGTGTATAAACTCAATCTGCTGAAGATGAATGAGTTGATCCGAATTTCTATCGTGGCAGCCATTGCTTACTCTGCTGTAAAAGTTTTGGTGTTTTTTGCTATTTTCTTCGGCTATATTGATTACAGAGCGGTCATCTCAATCATGGAAAATTCTCTGGGTCTTATTCCAATTATAGACAACTATGGAAATGGGATTATTAGAATCCAGATCGCAAACGATTCAATATTGCCATACATATTATTTTTCTACCTCATTGGGCATAAAAAATTAAAATCAATAAATGTAATAGCAGTAATATTATTGGTAGGTTTCGCTATAGCCGTGTCCTTTGCCAGATATTATTGGTTTGCCGGTCTGTTTTGCGTTATAACTCCGCTCTTATTCACCGCTATAACTGAGCGGCGAGGCGCCAAAAATACCATATCATCCTTGATTGCTGCGATTGTTTTTTTAGGTTTGGTTGGATATATTTCGGAGGACAAAATTGTAAAGAATGTCCTCAGCGAAAGAATATCCGGTAACGGAACGGTGGTATCAGACAGAATTAGAGTAGAGCAAATATACTATCTTCAGGAAGAGTTTGACAAAAAGCCGCTCTTTGGAAACGGGATGGGCGGAAATATCAAAACTTACCGCAGATCAGAGTATATTCCCTATGCTTACGAAGTGCAGTGGTTAGGGTATCTGATGAAATTTGGAATCATTGGGAATTTTGCCTTGATTATTTTCGTTTTGAGCGTGATTAGTATAGACTTCAGGAAATTGATCTCGGTTTTTATAGCATTGGCATACATCGTTTGGCTGATGTCCGGAATGTTTAATCCAAATCTGGTTTCCAGTGCTGGAGGAGCAATCTTTGGAATGTTCCTTGTGGCGTTTGAATCTATAAAGAACAGACACAGAATAGGAGGAGCGTCTTGA
- a CDS encoding glucose-1-phosphate thymidylyltransferase, translating to MKAIIPAAGLGTRLRPLTYTRPKPVLRVAGQPIIVHAIETLQAAGISEIGVVVSDITRVEIQHAIREISGVQVTLINQHEQLGLGHAVLVAREWVGEDDFCVYLGDNLFEFGAKPFVDRFLAERPAALIALVEVEDPTAFGVAQMDGTRITRLVEKPKVPPSNLAVAGLYCFTPQIFSVLDGMAPSARGEYEITDGIQGLIDRGADVTGQPVMGWWKDTGRPADLLDANRLLLERIVLDVKGTVEDSRITGRVVIPASARVTRSKIVGPVMLGEGVVIEDAYIGPFTSIGANTVVRGAEVEHSVVDEEACIENLSKRLQDCLIGVRAQVRGGRTVPRTHKLTISDASVVELA from the coding sequence GTGAAAGCCATTATTCCCGCTGCTGGTCTGGGCACGCGTCTCCGTCCTCTCACGTATACACGGCCCAAGCCGGTGTTGCGGGTGGCCGGTCAGCCGATCATCGTGCATGCCATCGAGACGTTGCAGGCGGCGGGCATCTCGGAGATTGGCGTGGTGGTGTCGGATATCACGCGGGTGGAGATTCAGCATGCCATCCGGGAGATTTCGGGCGTGCAGGTGACGCTGATCAATCAGCATGAGCAGCTGGGGCTGGGGCACGCGGTGCTGGTGGCGCGCGAGTGGGTGGGCGAGGATGATTTCTGCGTGTACCTGGGGGACAACCTGTTTGAGTTCGGGGCGAAACCGTTCGTGGACCGCTTTCTGGCGGAGCGTCCGGCGGCGTTGATTGCGCTGGTGGAGGTTGAGGACCCGACGGCGTTCGGGGTGGCGCAGATGGACGGTACGCGCATCACGCGGCTGGTGGAGAAGCCGAAAGTCCCGCCGAGCAATCTGGCGGTGGCGGGCCTGTACTGTTTCACGCCGCAGATTTTCTCGGTACTGGACGGCATGGCCCCTTCTGCGCGGGGCGAGTACGAGATCACGGACGGCATTCAGGGGTTGATCGATCGGGGCGCGGACGTGACGGGTCAGCCGGTGATGGGCTGGTGGAAGGACACAGGTCGCCCGGCGGACCTGCTGGACGCCAACCGCCTGCTGCTGGAGCGGATCGTGCTGGACGTGAAGGGTACTGTTGAGGATTCGCGGATTACGGGCCGGGTGGTGATTCCGGCGTCGGCGCGGGTGACGCGCAGCAAGATCGTGGGGCCGGTAATGCTGGGTGAGGGCGTGGTCATCGAGGACGCGTACATCGGGCCGTTTACCAGCATCGGGGCCAACACGGTCGTGCGCGGCGCGGAGGTGGAGCACAGCGTGGTGGATGAGGAGGCCTGCATCGAGAACCTGAGTAAGCGTCTGCAGGACTGCCTGATCGGCGTGCGGGCGCAGGTGCGGGGTGGGCGGACGGTGCCGCGTACGCACAAACTGACTATCAGTGACGCCAGCGTGGTCGAACTGGCCTGA
- a CDS encoding nucleoside-diphosphate sugar epimerase/dehydratase encodes MPQASALITGDLLALTASYLISLPLLSVLGVQGINLHSLLVWGGVWLLWRAYQGLYPGYGRSPQTELRLHVTGTIQLVAVQLAAAFAVQPFAPSVPGVLLYWMLALITSLFTRYAVRSILIRLSRYGRPISIIGAGQTAQLAISHLKTHPSYGLNPVAAYDDNPALHGTDILGVPVLGTLDLALTDPRTEQALISMPGARAELQQRIVNATYAVFPHTWVIPDLFGVPNQALQPHNIGSVASLEVRNNLRSVH; translated from the coding sequence GTGCCACAGGCTAGTGCGCTGATCACAGGTGACCTGCTTGCCCTGACTGCCTCCTACCTGATCAGTCTGCCGCTGCTTTCCGTACTTGGTGTGCAAGGCATTAACCTGCACAGCCTGCTTGTCTGGGGAGGCGTCTGGCTCCTCTGGCGCGCCTACCAGGGTCTGTACCCCGGCTACGGCCGCTCCCCCCAGACCGAACTCCGGCTTCACGTGACCGGCACGATTCAACTCGTTGCCGTGCAATTGGCCGCCGCGTTCGCCGTGCAACCCTTCGCGCCTAGCGTGCCCGGCGTCCTTCTGTACTGGATGCTGGCCCTCATCACCTCGCTGTTCACGCGCTACGCTGTCCGTTCCATCCTGATTCGACTGAGCCGTTACGGGCGGCCCATCAGTATCATCGGTGCAGGACAGACCGCTCAGCTGGCCATCAGCCACCTGAAAACCCATCCGTCCTACGGCCTGAACCCGGTTGCCGCCTACGACGACAACCCAGCTCTGCACGGTACCGATATTCTCGGGGTGCCCGTTCTGGGCACCCTGGACCTTGCCCTGACCGACCCACGCACCGAACAGGCCCTGATCTCCATGCCCGGCGCCCGCGCCGAACTGCAGCAGCGGATCGTGAACGCCACGTACGCCGTCTTCCCGCATACCTGGGTTATCCCGGACCTGTTCGGCGTTCCCAACCAGGCCCTGCAACCCCACAATATCGGCAGCGTCGCCAGTCTTGAAGTCCGGAATAACCTGCGCAGCGTTCACTGA